A region of Fimbriimonadaceae bacterium DNA encodes the following proteins:
- the frr gene encoding Ribosome-recycling factor, whose product MTIEDILQDCDRRMKHAIDAMLHDFSTYRTGRASPVVLERVHADYYGVDTPIAQMANVTVPDSRTLMITPYDKNSLGVIEKAILKSDLGINPNNDGINIRLNFPPMSEDRRKDLVKQVHGRTEQACVAVRNVRHDAIHHLKAEEKAKAISEDELKSQEAKVQKLTDKYVAEAHDLGKKKEAELMEV is encoded by the coding sequence GTGACTATCGAAGACATTCTCCAGGACTGTGATCGGCGCATGAAGCATGCAATCGATGCGATGCTGCACGACTTTTCGACTTATCGGACGGGGCGGGCGAGTCCGGTCGTCCTTGAGCGGGTCCATGCCGACTACTATGGAGTCGACACCCCGATCGCCCAGATGGCAAACGTGACGGTGCCCGACTCCCGCACATTGATGATCACGCCCTACGATAAGAACTCGCTGGGCGTCATCGAGAAGGCCATTTTGAAGAGCGATCTGGGAATCAATCCGAACAATGACGGCATCAACATCCGGCTCAACTTCCCACCGATGTCGGAGGACCGCCGCAAGGACCTTGTCAAGCAGGTCCACGGACGCACCGAGCAGGCGTGCGTCGCCGTGCGTAACGTTCGCCACGACGCCATTCACCACCTCAAGGCGGAAGAGAAGGCGAAGGCCATTTCCGAAGATGAGCTGAAGTCGCAGGAAGCGAAAGTTCAGAAGCTGACCGACAAATACGTGGCTGAAGCTCACGATCTCGGCAAAAAGAAGGAAGCCGAGCTGATGGAAGTTTGA
- the rpsB gene encoding 30S ribosomal protein S2 — MVTLSMKELLEAGVHFGHQTRRWNPKMKRYIYGARNGIYIIDLHQTIKLFEDALNYVRGIVENGGTVLFVGTKKQAQSAIKDAAQRSGQYFVSERWLGGMLTNWKTIQGRINRLKDLDRMAIEGYLDRLPKKEQLKRMEERDKLNRYLEGIRNMHNMPACMFVVDLNKEDIAVKEAKKLGIPIVAIVDTNCDPDMADVVIPGNDDAIRAIRLVTQKMSEVILEARPLSDAVTEGTITSEADLTEEGQAIEVDDEFAKAFGVEDFAADLKRIEMEDEE, encoded by the coding sequence ATGGTCACACTGAGCATGAAAGAGCTGCTCGAAGCGGGCGTCCACTTCGGGCATCAGACACGTCGTTGGAATCCAAAGATGAAGCGCTATATCTACGGCGCTCGCAACGGCATCTACATCATCGACCTTCACCAGACGATCAAGCTGTTCGAGGACGCGCTGAACTACGTGCGCGGCATCGTCGAAAACGGCGGCACCGTCCTCTTCGTCGGCACGAAGAAGCAAGCCCAATCGGCGATCAAGGACGCCGCCCAGCGATCCGGCCAGTATTTCGTGAGCGAGCGCTGGCTCGGCGGGATGCTGACTAACTGGAAAACCATCCAGGGCCGCATCAACCGACTGAAGGACCTCGACCGCATGGCTATCGAGGGCTATCTGGACCGCCTGCCCAAGAAGGAACAGCTGAAGCGGATGGAGGAGCGCGACAAGCTCAACCGCTATCTGGAAGGGATTCGAAACATGCACAACATGCCGGCTTGCATGTTCGTCGTCGACCTTAACAAAGAAGATATCGCCGTCAAAGAGGCCAAGAAGCTCGGCATTCCCATCGTCGCCATCGTGGATACCAACTGCGATCCGGATATGGCCGACGTGGTGATTCCCGGCAACGACGACGCGATCCGCGCGATCCGGCTGGTGACCCAGAAGATGAGCGAAGTGATCCTGGAAGCCCGACCGCTGAGCGACGCGGTGACCGAGGGCACGATCACTTCTGAAGCCGATCTCACCGAAGAGGGCCAGGCTATCGAGGTCGATGACGAATTTGCCAAGGCGTTCGGCGTTGAAGACTTTGCCGCTGACTTGAAGCGGATTGAAATGGAGGACGAAGAGTAA
- the pyrH gene encoding Uridylate kinase: MAVANPFKRVLLKISGEMLSGSKGFGLDPETVNYIASEIVSVHHHGAQTAVVVGGGNFIRGDSFSDEGGIDRTVADQMGMMGTIMNALALQAAIEKIGVQTRVQSAINVSQVAENFIRRRAIRHLEKGRVVVFAAGTGNPYFTTDTAAVLRALEIGADVLLKATKVDGVYDKDPRKFPDAVKYDRVSFAEVIDQRLAVMDQTAFTMCREHDLPVIVLDLNDKNAMLRALNGESVGTLVGG, from the coding sequence ATGGCCGTTGCAAATCCGTTTAAGCGAGTCTTACTGAAAATCAGCGGCGAAATGCTTTCGGGGTCCAAAGGCTTTGGCCTGGACCCCGAAACGGTTAATTACATCGCCTCCGAGATCGTCTCCGTCCACCACCACGGGGCCCAAACGGCGGTCGTGGTCGGCGGCGGGAACTTCATCCGGGGCGACAGCTTCAGCGACGAAGGCGGCATCGACCGCACGGTCGCCGATCAGATGGGGATGATGGGCACGATCATGAACGCCCTTGCCCTGCAGGCGGCGATCGAGAAGATCGGTGTCCAGACGCGGGTTCAGAGCGCCATCAACGTCTCGCAGGTTGCCGAAAATTTCATCCGCCGCCGCGCCATCCGGCACTTGGAGAAGGGAAGAGTGGTCGTCTTCGCGGCTGGTACCGGCAACCCATATTTCACGACCGATACGGCTGCCGTTCTGCGTGCCCTTGAGATCGGCGCCGATGTGCTCCTCAAGGCCACAAAGGTGGATGGGGTCTACGACAAAGACCCGCGGAAGTTCCCGGACGCCGTCAAGTACGACCGGGTGAGCTTTGCCGAAGTGATCGACCAGCGACTCGCCGTAATGGATCAAACCGCTTTCACGATGTGCCGGGAGCATGACCTGCCCGTGATCGTGTTAGACTTGAACGACAAGAACGCGATGCTGAGGGCATTGAACGGTGAGTCCGTCGGCACGCTCGTTGGAGGTTAA
- the tsf gene encoding Elongation factor Ts, with translation MAYTAADVKRLRDETGAPMMDCKEALEEANGDYARAKEVLREKGKAAASKKAGRATSAGVVAFSLSPDSKSIGAVVVESETDFVSTNEEFVRMSQEIADYVRDHGTTASNPMEDEKLKSMAEEIVGKFRENVQITKAVQVKSDFPIAFYIHHNRKSGTAIVSEGDTAGTESIRQVAIHATAFPPEVVAKDQLSKELLEKEYSVQYARAIEEGKPENIAKNIAEGRVNKEYIKQVVLLEQPFYLDQNKSVSQYLTEDAKGAKISSFIYLAVGQGA, from the coding sequence ATGGCATACACCGCAGCTGATGTAAAGCGGCTCCGCGACGAGACCGGAGCTCCGATGATGGACTGCAAGGAAGCTTTGGAAGAGGCGAACGGCGATTATGCGCGAGCCAAGGAAGTCCTTCGTGAGAAGGGCAAGGCGGCGGCGAGCAAGAAGGCGGGCCGGGCTACGTCCGCCGGCGTCGTTGCATTTAGCCTGTCGCCGGACTCCAAGTCCATTGGCGCTGTGGTGGTCGAAAGCGAAACCGACTTCGTCTCCACCAATGAGGAGTTCGTGCGGATGTCGCAGGAGATCGCCGACTACGTTCGCGACCACGGTACGACCGCGTCGAATCCGATGGAGGACGAAAAGCTGAAGTCGATGGCGGAAGAGATCGTTGGCAAGTTCCGCGAGAACGTGCAGATCACCAAGGCAGTTCAGGTTAAGAGCGACTTCCCGATCGCGTTCTATATCCACCACAACCGCAAGAGCGGGACGGCGATTGTGTCGGAGGGCGATACCGCGGGCACCGAGTCCATTCGCCAGGTGGCGATCCACGCGACGGCTTTCCCCCCGGAGGTGGTGGCCAAGGACCAGCTTTCGAAGGAGCTTCTGGAAAAGGAGTACTCCGTCCAGTACGCCCGTGCGATTGAGGAAGGGAAGCCCGAGAACATCGCCAAGAACATCGCCGAGGGCCGGGTGAACAAGGAATACATCAAGCAGGTCGTCCTGCTTGAGCAGCCGTTCTATCTCGACCAGAACAAGAGCGTGTCTCAATACCTGACCGAGGATGCGAAGGGGGCGAAAATCAGCTCCTTTATCTACCTCGCCGTCGGACAGGGCGCATAA